The DNA segment TGCTCACTTTCTTATCGCATTCTACGAGCTTCCAACGAAACGGAACGTTGCTCAGCGGCAGTGGGCCACGCAGTTTGGTCTTCGCCTCTGCAGGTGCCAGGCGTGTTAGTATAGACCacactgtttgttgttgtttagacACAACCTTTCTTTTTAATCGCTTCGACTACTGATATGATCTCTAATAATTATGATTTGGAAAACAGTAATAAATAATAGACAGCTATTGATTAGTCATAACATCCATAAATTAGGCAATGACTAGGAGCTTATACGTAATGCTTTGAAAAATACACCAAGTTCTTAGAAAATAACTATGTATGAATGAAATTGCCCTAGATTGTGTACGTATTCACTTTGGACTTTGTATCTTTTGACTGAGTGGAAGGTAACCGCAATCATTTCTTGCTTTTAATCTTCCCAAACTTCATTTCAAGTACCGTTTGgtttaatttcaaattagcGCGagtgtaatatatttaaatatatgattgTGATAAGTAAATTTTGAGACGTCTGGAATACAGAGCGATTAGGTGAAGTAGAATTTTTTGTCGAAGTTTTAATCGCATAGACGAACGCTATGGAAATACCACACCCGAAATcgattttgtcaaatttcagaATCTCAGAAACTTCACCTTTGGCATTGTCCAATTACTTAATAACAATACGTAATGGATTTCCCCATGCAagtgagagaaagagagagcgGAGAGAATGTTTTACTACTTCTGAGTCACCACCAGGAAATACTGTACCGAAGTACTTACACGAATGGGCAGATAGGCTGTTTTtgagttttcttcttcttcttcattgccgtagacaccgctaacgcggttatagccgagttaacaacagtgcgccagtcttttcttccttttcgccgCTTGGcaccaattgaagattccaagtgtagccagttcCTTCTgaacttggtctttccaacggagtggaggtctttttcttcctctgcttccccccgatggatactgcgtcgaatactctcagagctagagtgttttcatgCATTCGGACGCCAAGActtaaccagcgtagccgctgtctcttaattcgctgtacTATATCAAtctcgtcgtatatctcgtacagctcatcgttccatcgactactGTATTCGCCGCTACCAATGCGCAaaataccataaatcttccgcagaaactATCAcaaacttgtaacgtcgactcatctgcaccatacagcaggccGGGGATGAATGACTAttggagtttggtctttgttcgtcgagagaggagttTACTTCTCAAGTGCCTACACAGTCCTAAGTAACACCTGACACAAGAatcattctgcgttgaatttcgctgctcacgttgttgttggtgccaACGCTGGTTACCAGATAGaccaaattatctacgacttcgaagttatagctgtcaatagtgacgtgggaaccaagtcacgagtgcgacgactgtttgtttgatctagagaatctcctctatccgaccatacccattttactCCTGAAATCCTGGGGCGGTATACTTAAGTTTTCCCCAAAATCCCCACGTCAACTTTCGGGAAGATATCtcaccaattaaaaaagttatgcaTACAAGAACCTGATTTTGTGCGCTCAGCAGTATGCTACAGTGGCACGATATCAGCGATCCCGACAAATGAGCGGCGGCTTTCGTAGGAAAAAACGTGTACAAAATTCCatatcgatatttcaaaaactaagggactacgTCGAATATATTCAAACCGATTGACATGGTTAAATCGTCTCCGGCTGAGCCTTAATGGGGTCTCCAACAATACCTTCGCGGCtaacttaaggggttacatgcgttaacgggtttcaaaaaacgatttttttattgacttaaattttcaagtttaaccgagtaatagtttcggagatacgaCCTTTAGAACTTGTGCGCTGGAACTCAaatctttaaatgcgtttttctcgaaactgtgtttttgaagtccgttggcaagatttctcgagagctACTAATCGATCTTCATAAAATGTTGCAcaggtttttgagatacaattcttaaagacttgtttttcgattataactatttgaaaagaaatgtcgcgaaattttaatttttttgtaaaaatgtctgctaaaaatccaattctcagtttttttttccttttccaaattctaagttaaggttttaactgattttttcattttttccactttagaggatcctgtaaggagttatcctgccaacgcttGGTCAATGATTTTGTTGATCAGCTTAGCATAATTTTCCCTTTGGCAAGAACTGTTCGTAACGAGCATGTGCAAAAAGAATAGAGATTAGAGGCGACTAGTTGGTAACACAAAGTTCGAAATCAACAGAGAGTTCTGAGAAATCCGTTTACAATCATTTATGaatgttttatatataagacCCACTTTCGCAGGCCGCATTTGTATACACTTCTTCaaatttactaaatatatactatatatactattttatctAGGCATGGAAATCTTGCAAAGTTCTGGCTTACCTTATCAGTTAgtctgtaactttttttctagcACCAGACGAGCAACGGTCACGTACTTCTATTACCGCCATgttaaatttctttgtttttaggGAAATTTCCATTATACACCTGCGGACAGTATTGTCGAAATCGCATGATTTAGTTAATCGATAAAGCAATTAATACATTCTAATTTAATCGGTTCTATTACTGAAATCTTTCTGATCTCCCGTTGAAATTCTTCTGTGCCCGTTTTTTAACTACTTTTAAATAGATAAGGATTTTTTCGGTACAAAGTTCATCGAATAGATCAATCAACATATACTCGTACAATTAAcgagcgtacatacatacatatatttacacacacacccTGCGAAATAAAACTTCAAACCAGTTAGTTCATGTTTTATTCATAGTTAATCCACAAACAATTGTAGATTTTAGAGTATCACTTTTACAAATTATGAATCactattttgttaagtttgctGACAGCCATTTATGGTTGAGCGTATCCAGTCAGCATGATATGACATTTTAGCAAATACATCGGGAAAACCGCGACCACATGGTATACCCCAATTGCCGACACCGACCAGTTGTCCCTTCGCATTGACCAACGGACCGCCGGTGTCGCCATGACATGCGCCCTGGCCGACTGGCGATGTGGTACATAAATGTCCCATATCCACATCTTCCGAACCACCGTATGCACTACGACACTTCTCGTAGGGCAAATACTGCACGCTCAACTGCTGCAATGCATTAGGATAAGCTCCTCCTTCCACAGAGCTACCCCAACCGGTCATCGTAAGTGTTTCACCCTCCACCAATTCGTCCTCATCAGCGATTGTGATGTTCTGGGTCTTGTCATCGTAAGCGATCAGTGTGGCTAGCTCTAAGAGCGCGATATCATTATGATATAACGGTTTATCGAAATTGCAGTGCACATGAATTGCCGATACTGCGTACCACCATGCTTCGCCCATCCAATCATTGGTGCTGGTCACCACCATGATCCAACTCTTTTGTAGTCCACTGACGCAACTTGCCGCTGTCACCACAAATCGATCGTGTATGATCGCGCCACCGCAAAAGTGATTGCCGTAAAGGTTTTGTATGCTAACTTGCCAGGGAGATGATGCGGCGATAGCTTCTTGTCCGCCGACTATGCGTCCAGTCGCGCCAGCAGCACCACTGGCTTCGGTGGGTCGTGTGTTACGGTAACGTAATCCTTCGTAAGGTTCACCGTGCATACGTAGCGCATAGCTGCAAGTAACGGCTACGGCTAccaaaatggtaaaaaatatgttgagttTAGCAAAAAACCACATTCTGTTGCGAGTTATTTGCTGGATATCCAAATACAATCTGTTCTAAGTTTTGGATagtacttaaaattttatattgtcGATACTACCAAAGTCATATATCTGGTATTTCTTATCTAACCGTTATGTTAATGGTTTTATTAATCAGCGATAATATCGTTTTTATCAGGTCCACAGTTTGGTATTTGGATAAGAATTATTGAAGGGAGCTTCAAGTAGTTTCGATCATAAATTCAATGCATTTAAACTTGATCGACGGaagttaaaagttttgataataattttggGCGATAAGATCAATATCTATAATGAATAAATGTATGCGTTTTTATGCGAGAGAGAGATGAACTGGTTCGGACCATCGCGTGCTCTATCAAAATTAGTTTAGTCAGAAACTTATTCCAATGGCAATGTACAAGTATTACTGAAATTAAACCCTTCGAACTTAGAGCATACGATAGAGCAAATTTTACCGCCAATATGACctacaacaagaaaaaagttaatttcgaTTGCACTTTcacaattagaaaatatttcaaagaagaACTGGATATttatttcagatcgatatcacaaaaactgagggactagttcgcatatatacagacagacagacgggtggctaaatcaactcagttcAACATTCGGTTCATCATTTATGCAGAGAATTAAGCCACTTATGCTTTGAATAAAATGTCGGCCAAATGACCACCACGGCTCCGTTTTCATAACTCTCCACCCATTTACACCAATCTTCAATGAACCGGTATAGCGTTTGGGCTGGAATTTCGGTTATAGTTTGAGGATTTGACTTATCCCAATAGCAACAATTTTGATTGCTGACGaagccattaagccagaaagATAAATTTTCGGCGAAGATATTTTACAGTTGCCACCGGAGAACGTGAATTTGGGTAATAATTGTGAAACGTGACATGACACTGAGCAACTTTGATTCAAACCGTAAACAAAGATGTCCTCCACAAGCTGTCAAAAACACGTCATCCCTATTAATAGCCGCTGTATATTTTAATGTGGGCTATGCCGTTTCGGTAATACatcctgttcagagtataaaaaagatCACGGAAGTAATTGATAGAAATTTATACTAAAAAGTTAGAACTACTTGATTGAAGGAGTATTTGTAAGTTTAACGACAGCCAATTCTACATTACGTGATTTGACATATTCTACCCAAAGGAAGAAAAATCCTTTTGACGTTCTAACCCTATCTGAATCATACTGACAACATTCGACAATTCATATAGCGGACAATCGACGTCTTGAACAAAGCTACAACCAATATCTGCATGaactctatctctctctctctctatttaAATGAAGAGCCCTCCCTACCTTGTTAAGAATTACTCTGTTTTACATAGTTTACTTaccaaaaataatgaataaagtGTTTAGTTCTGAGTTTCGGGTACTACTAGTCCGTTCAACACAGCAATAAACCAATATTCACACATTTGTAaacatagtatacatatatacagggtttgtccggaaagtaataggactgattttcttccgccgcgactgtacttcgaagCGTGAGCGCAACGACTGCATTCGGTAGAGGGCATTCCTAGCTAAtgacgagcggctggtcagttgtttccgagcacctggagagtcaggacaaacattttcgagggacgtgtttctgtgagtggtgcaagccgaaaatgcagcgttcgttagagcagaggtacgcgataaaattctatgtgaaactcggtaaatctgcgacagagacgtttgatatgatcaagcaggcttacccagatgttgcattagcaagaagtggtgtgtttcggtggcatcaGGCCTTTTTGAAGgtccgggaagaggtcgctgatgaagatcgTGCTGGGAGACGTGCGatttcgacaaacaccgacaatgtgactcgtgtgcgcaaagtgtCAGACCGTCGACTATGTATTCGCTAGTTgtccagatgttaaatttatcaaaatatgtgaggttcatgacattgtgatgGAACACTTGAATATGCGCAAGGTGCGcacgaagatggtcccaaaagtgctcactgacgaccagagattgcggcgagtggaagtgtgccaagaaaatttgataatgtgtgaaagtgactcccaattttttaataacgtaGTCACTGGTGACGAGTCAAGGATCTTTGAGTACAGTACCTGAAGAGGCCGATGAAAACCAAGCACTTTGAGACAACAAAGGGGATCCCAGCAGCATGCACCTCTGCTCTTAAGGTTAtaccggagaatgccttccgtgacgcctttaatgcttggaaatcgcgctgccgcgctgcatcgacgcagaagaagtTGTAGTTGTAACGattagttaaataatttttttttaaatcgactcagttctattactttccggacaaaccctctatgtatgtatatatactattgtGCACTCCATTAACTCTGTTAGCATAGATAGGATTAGGAAAAGTACTAGTTTCATGTCGAAGATAAAAATATTGCCAAACTATTAAGCGcctatttcacaaatttatactttttgaaatataataaaatttagtacataTCTACGCCCAagcaaaatatcataaaataatcACAAATTTTCTAAGAAGTGCCGTAACGAACAGTTTAATCTTTTTCAGAACTACTTGACCAATAAAATGACGCGGCAGACttactaaaatttgttttattattgttattgtttttttccttCAATATATATTGATAAAAGGTTGGCTTATTATCTTCGGCTTATCAGCGAAGCCAAAAATTACTACATATCTATCTCACTTCTGCAGTGGCTGACCATTTCTTGGACATTTTTGGATATCTTTTTGGACGCAGAATTGCAAAAACCCaacaagtataaatataaatacctACATTGTCGATAGACTTATTATCCCTACCTTATATGATACCAATTATGGGGTCAATAAAACCAAACGCTTTAAAGTAAGACCGTCTATGCCAGTTTATTGTTGGTAATTCTGATATTACAGCTTGGTACACAATAAACAAGTATTTGACCATAAATATAGGTGCATGCATATGGGGCTCGTAAACGATAAATTTATTATCTTCGAAGCAATAAGCTCCGGCGAACCCGATCACACTCCACTTACCATTAGACTGCATGAATTCCCgcatataaaactaaatttctaaatttacttaagtcatatttacttatattgtgTGTAGACCAGTAGCAGTTGGTGTCGCTAGTAAAAGTATTGCATGCAAGCGAAGCGTGTTAACATAATGTGGCAACCGTGTGGTTCAAGCGATGCCTACGCGCTTCTCTTCTTAGTTTGTCTCAGTATTGGTGGCGAATACACGCAGGCCCTACGTATACCACCTGAATATAGAAATTATGATGCCAATGAAAACAATGGCACATCAATTGAAGGTCGTATCGTGGGCGGTGTGGCGGTGGCGGAGGGTGCCGCTCCCTATCAAGTGCTAATCAAAACCATCTGGGATTCACATGTTTGTGGTGGTGCCATCTTATCAGAGCGTTGGATACTCACCGCTGGCCATTGTGTGGAAGATTTTCCACTAGAATCATTACGTATTGTTGTTGGCACGAATAAATGGAGTCAACCGGGTGCCACATTCCGACCGGAGCTCGCCTACCGTCACTGTCGTCAAGATATGCCGATGTATCAAAATGATATTGCTGTGGTGCGTCTCAACGGCACCATCACATTTAATAATGTCACACAACCGATTGAGTTGCATACGCAACCACTTAATGCTGGCGATCTTGTTGCAATGACGGGCTGGGGTAGTCCGCTGTTGAACCAGCCGAATACGGAGTTGCTGCAAACACAAAACTTTACGGTTGTCTCCCGCGCGGAGTGCTTAGAGCGTTGGGAGAATCACGAGGGTGTTGGTTATGGACACATTTGCACATTTAGTAGAGAGGGTGAGGGCGCTTGCAATGGCGACTCGGGCGGTCCGATAGTTTATAAGGGGAAGTTGGTTGGTTTGGTTAATTGGGGTGCACCCTGTGCGAGAGGCAAGCCGGATATGCATGCGAGTGTCATATACTATCGGGACTTCATTGAACGTTCGTTGGAGCAATGTACGCGACAGCGGGCATAACGGTCTTTTTGCGACGAAAAGTGGCTgtgattttttagtttttaaaaattatttcacaattataataaatatcattTTGATTCATGTAAgtatatcgaaatatttttgttgtgatgCTGATGTGTTTAAAATTAGCGTCtgagttttagttttttatactttatttttctATCTTCTTTTTCTGTTGGGTTTGAGTAAGTGCTCCTCCCTCATTGGTAAATGCTATTCTCAGTagctaatttaatttataatgtaTTATATAACATCTTAATCATTGGATACTAAAAGCTTTATGCACTCGTCAGCGGCGATCCTGCATGCTTTCTGTGACTAGGCTGGGATCAGTCGGACGTTTGATCTTTGTGTAGAAACTGGAGATCAGCAAAACCTCTCTTCT comes from the Bactrocera neohumeralis isolate Rockhampton chromosome 2, APGP_CSIRO_Bneo_wtdbg2-racon-allhic-juicebox.fasta_v2, whole genome shotgun sequence genome and includes:
- the LOC126761704 gene encoding chymotrypsin-1, which codes for MWQPCGSSDAYALLFLVCLSIGGEYTQALRIPPEYRNYDANENNGTSIEGRIVGGVAVAEGAAPYQVLIKTIWDSHVCGGAILSERWILTAGHCVEDFPLESLRIVVGTNKWSQPGATFRPELAYRHCRQDMPMYQNDIAVVRLNGTITFNNVTQPIELHTQPLNAGDLVAMTGWGSPLLNQPNTELLQTQNFTVVSRAECLERWENHEGVGYGHICTFSREGEGACNGDSGGPIVYKGKLVGLVNWGAPCARGKPDMHASVIYYRDFIERSLEQCTRQRA
- the LOC126757249 gene encoding chymotrypsin-2-like, whose product is MWFFAKLNIFFTILVAVAVTCSYALRMHGEPYEGLRYRNTRPTEASGAAGATGRIVGGQEAIAASSPWQVSIQNLYGNHFCGGAIIHDRFVVTAASCVSGLQKSWIMVVTSTNDWMGEAWWYAVSAIHVHCNFDKPLYHNDIALLELATLIAYDDKTQNITIADEDELVEGETLTMTGWGSSVEGGAYPNALQQLSVQYLPYEKCRSAYGGSEDVDMGHLCTTSPVGQGACHGDTGGPLVNAKGQLVGVGNWGIPCGRGFPDVFAKMSYHADWIRSTINGCQQT